A window of the Thalassophryne amazonica chromosome 11, fThaAma1.1, whole genome shotgun sequence genome harbors these coding sequences:
- the cd74a gene encoding CD74 molecule, major histocompatibility complex, class II invariant chain a isoform X1, which translates to MADSSEDAPLATGSLAGSEEALVQPATIRGGSNSRALKVAGLTVLTCLLLASQVFTAYMVISQKQQIHSLQKNSDRMSKQMIRSVQVPMKMHMPMHSLPLMMDVALDDTEPSNTPPSEPKSTSLDKPEKCVEKQVKEFLHESKLPKFNSTFLDNLYSLEKQLNQTAWKSFRSWLLNWLIFHMALEKHPHPTPDSVMTKCQVEAAISSKRLGDYKPQCDEQGRYKPMQCWHSTGFCWCVDKDGNRIEKTTMRGQPKCQRVPGRMLGAPMMPLKILADEE; encoded by the exons ATGGCAGACTCTTCAGAGGACGCTCCGCTGGCCACCGGCAGCCTGGCAGGCAGCGAGGAGGCTCTGGTTCAACCTGCAACAATCAGAGG AGGCTCCAACAGCCGTGCGCTGAAGGTGGCCGGACTCACGGTTCTGACATGTTTACTCCTGGCCAGTCAGGTCTTCACTGCGTACATGGTTATCAGCCAGAAGCAGCAGATCCATTCCCTGCAAAAGAACTCTGATCGAATGAGCAAGCAGATGATCCGCTCAGTTCAGG TTCCAATGAAGATGCATATGCCAATGCACAGCTTGCCACTAATGATGGATGTCGCCCTTGATGACACCGAGCCATCAAACACACCGCCCTCA GAGCCAAAGAGCACTAGTTTGGATAAACCAGAGAAGTGTGTAGAAAAACAAGTGAAGGAGTTCTTGCAT GAAAGCAAACTGCCGAAGTTCAACAGCACCTTCCTGGACAACCTCTACAGCCTGGAGAAGCAGCTGAACCAGACCGCCTGGAAG TCCTTCAGATCCTGGCTGCTGAACTGGCTGATCTTCCACATGGCCCTGGAGAAGCATCCACATCCCACTCCTGACTCAG TCATGACCAAATGCCAGGTTGAAGCGGCCATTTCATCCAAACGGCTTGGAGACTACAAGCCCCAGTGTGACGAGCAGGGCCGCTACAAACCCATGCAGTGTTGGCACAGCACTGGCTTCTGCTGGTGCGTAGACAAGGATGGGAATCGCATTGAGAAAACAACCATGCGTGGTCAACCTAAATGTCAGAGAG TTCCAGGCCGCATGTTGGGGGCTCCCATGATGCCACTGAAGATTCTTGCTGATG aaGAGTGA
- the cd74a gene encoding CD74 molecule, major histocompatibility complex, class II invariant chain a isoform X2, with protein sequence MADSSEDAPLATGSLAGSEEALVQPATIRGGSNSRALKVAGLTVLTCLLLASQVFTAYMVISQKQQIHSLQKNSDRMSKQMIRSVQVPMKMHMPMHSLPLMMDVALDDTEPSNTPPSEPKSTSLDKPEKCVEKQVKEFLHESKLPKFNSTFLDNLYSLEKQLNQTAWKSFRSWLLNWLIFHMALEKHPHPTPDSVMTKCQVEAAISSKRLGDYKPQCDEQGRYKPMQCWHSTGFCWCVDKDGNRIEKTTMRGQPKCQRGRMLGAPMMPLKILADEE encoded by the exons ATGGCAGACTCTTCAGAGGACGCTCCGCTGGCCACCGGCAGCCTGGCAGGCAGCGAGGAGGCTCTGGTTCAACCTGCAACAATCAGAGG AGGCTCCAACAGCCGTGCGCTGAAGGTGGCCGGACTCACGGTTCTGACATGTTTACTCCTGGCCAGTCAGGTCTTCACTGCGTACATGGTTATCAGCCAGAAGCAGCAGATCCATTCCCTGCAAAAGAACTCTGATCGAATGAGCAAGCAGATGATCCGCTCAGTTCAGG TTCCAATGAAGATGCATATGCCAATGCACAGCTTGCCACTAATGATGGATGTCGCCCTTGATGACACCGAGCCATCAAACACACCGCCCTCA GAGCCAAAGAGCACTAGTTTGGATAAACCAGAGAAGTGTGTAGAAAAACAAGTGAAGGAGTTCTTGCAT GAAAGCAAACTGCCGAAGTTCAACAGCACCTTCCTGGACAACCTCTACAGCCTGGAGAAGCAGCTGAACCAGACCGCCTGGAAG TCCTTCAGATCCTGGCTGCTGAACTGGCTGATCTTCCACATGGCCCTGGAGAAGCATCCACATCCCACTCCTGACTCAG TCATGACCAAATGCCAGGTTGAAGCGGCCATTTCATCCAAACGGCTTGGAGACTACAAGCCCCAGTGTGACGAGCAGGGCCGCTACAAACCCATGCAGTGTTGGCACAGCACTGGCTTCTGCTGGTGCGTAGACAAGGATGGGAATCGCATTGAGAAAACAACCATGCGTGGTCAACCTAAATGTCAGAGAG GCCGCATGTTGGGGGCTCCCATGATGCCACTGAAGATTCTTGCTGATG aaGAGTGA